Genomic window (Paraglaciecola psychrophila 170):
AATCGATATCCGCTATTTGGGTTTTCTAATTTTTGGCCATAATATGCCTGGGGTATCAAATAAGGTAATACCATTTCCCAAACTAATACGCTGTTGGGTTTTAGTGACAGCGGCTTCGTTACCCGTTTTAGCGATCACCCGATCCGCGAGAATATTAATCAGGGTTGACTTACCAACATTAGGGATACCTACGATCATAGTATGGATAGCTTTCACACTCGCGTCTTTTTCAGGTAACATTTTCCGGCATAGCTCCAAGATTTGTTTCATCTTGGCTGGCTCTTCAGTGGTAGAGGTGAACGTTTTAACTGATCTTTCACGCTCTAAAAACTCCTGCCATGCCGCTGTCACGTCTGGATCCGCGAGGTCAGTTTTACTCAATACTTTGATGCAGGGCTTATCTCCCCGTAACTGAGCAATCATCGGGTTTTCGCTGGAATATGGAATACGTGCGTCAAGTACTTCAATTAATACATCAACTTGCGGCAATGCTTCTTTTATTTCTTTCTGAGCTTTGTGCATATGCCCGGGATACCAATGAACTGCCATCTGATCTGCCTATTTAATTAATCTGAAAATACGATGTGAAATATTATTGTGAACAATAGCTTTAGTTGGCGTAATGCATAATCAATTGAATAATCACCATAATCACTAACAATGGCAAGATCCAAAGACCCAACGTACCCATTTGTTCGCCCGACATCCTGAACTTGGAACGTTCAATCAAGGGAACAATGACGACTAAAGCAATAAATAAAACGCCTAAAATAATGAATACTGTCATCTGTTACCTACCCTTTATTTGCGACTGTTAGTCTTTCATATACAAACTTAATGATTAAGCCAAGCCCATGGCATATTTCATTACATTGTTTTTTATTGGGCCGGAATGATTTGCCAACTTCAAACCTATATTCCGCAATATTTTGAGTGGCATATTATTATTACTAAATGTGGAATACAGTAAATCCATAGAACTCATCATTACTAGGTTATCTCTGCGACGAGCAACTTCATATTTTTTTAACCAATTGCAGTAATGATTGGGCTGCAACACCGATGTGCAAGCTTCTATAGTAAGCTGTTTATTGATTACGCTAAGTAAGGCAGCTACATCTTTAAAACCTAAGTTAACCCCCTGCCCAGCTAACGGGTTAATTGTATGAGCCGCATCGCCAATCAGCACTGTGTTACCTTTAAAATATTGATTTGCATGCATACGGGTCAACGGAAAAGCAGCCACATCGAGCACTTCAAAATCAGGTAGGTCAGCTGGAAAATGTTGTAAAATATGTTGTTTTAGCTTTATTTTAGACAAACTTTTTAAATGTTTAATGTCTTGTGCGTTGTGATACCAAACCAGCGATGCAAAACCATCGTATAAGGGTAAAAATGCCATAGGCCCATCAGGAGTGAATTGTTGCCAGGTAATGTCTTGTTGCACAGCATAGGTTTTAATTTGAATGCCTAGAGCCTGCTGCGCATATTGCCAACCTTGCACACCTATGTTGGCAGCGTCGCGAACCGCTGAATTAGCACCATCAGCACCAATCAAAATTTTTGCGTGAATAATTTGGCCATCTTCTAGGGTTACTTGGGATGCATCAGTAGATGTTATATTCGTAACTTTTAGGTTTTTATAAAAAACCACGTTTTGATTATTATTAATCACTGCGTGTAAGCCCAATTGAACAAGTCGATTTTCAATAATGTGACCAAGATGAGGTTGCTCAATTGCATTGCAATCAAAGTCAGTACGGCAAGAAGGTTTATCCCATACTGACAAACGTTTATAAGGACACAGACGCATACTTTTAATATGAGCCCATGCTCCTAAGTCTTGCAGCAAGGCTTCAGAGGTTAAACTAATGGCAGAAACTCGCATATCAGGAGTTTGTTTAGAATCAAAAAGCACCGGCATTGAGGGCTCAATTATCGCCACTTTAAAGTTAAGCTTTGCCAACCCCAAAGCCATAGCCGAACCGACCATTCCACCGCCCACCACACAAAAATCAAACACGTTTTTTTTCCTTTTTACTACATACCATTAGTTTAACAAAAAAAGGCGAAGATTTACGTTAAAACATCTAAATACTACTATCCTTAATATTGCCCAATACGGCGTTTATATTGAGATGACTAAAACACTATTTGCAACGGCAATGAAATGGCCAAAGGCACAACAGGTCCTAACCCATGAGCCAAATATTCAGGGGAATTTTGCCCTGCCTAAAACAGTCAATACAAAGACAATGATTCTTCGCCTTAAACATCAACATCAGACGCGGCTAAGTGGCTAATTATTCTACAAAAACATTGTTTATAGAGTCTTTGCATTCTACCCTAGATTAAAGTTATTTATACAAATCACACAGAAGAGAGACTTATGAAAAAAATCGCTGTTTTGACATCGGGTGGTGATGCCCCAGGTATGAATGCTTGTATTCGTTCAATTGTTCTCACAGCGGATCATTATGAACTTGAAGTGATTGGTTATAAAGATGGTTATAACGGCCTAATTGACCAAGAATTTAAACTGCTCGTTCCTGCCAATGTGACGAATATCATTCAGCGAGGCGGCACGATATTAAAAAGTGGTCGCTGTGATGATTTTCATACTGAGGAAAGTGGTAGAGCCGCAGCCAAAAACCTACAGGATTTAAATGTAGATGCATTGTTAGTGATTGGTGGTAATGGTTCTTTTCGTGGTGCACATCATTTATGTAAATACTATAAAGGACAAGTCATAGGCTTACCCGGCACCATAGACAATGACATAAGCGGTACAGATGCCACTATTGGATATTATACTGCCATTGAAACCGCACTCGATCCCATTGATAAAGTGCGAGATACCGCAGATGCTTTTGAGCGTATATTTTTAATTGAAGTCATGGGAAGACATGCAGGGTTTATTGCCTTGAATGCCGCAGTGGCATCTGCTGTAGATAGAGTGGTAGTCCCAGAAGCTTGCAATGATATTGACTTGGAAGTGGATAACATTATCGAACATCTACATGCAGTTTATAGTCAGCAGGGGATCTCGAGTTACATAGTCGTGATGAGTGAAAACTTATTACCCGGAGGGGGTAATGTCGCTGGCGAAAATGCTCACTGATAAAACTCAAATCGAGTGTCGACCTGTTATATTAGGTCACGTTCAAAGAGGAGATTCACCTGTTAGCCAAGACAGAATTTTAGCAACTAAGTTGGGTGCTTATGCAGTTGAGCAGGCATTAGCAGGGCAAAACAATATAATGGTGGGTGAACATAATAATCAGTTAATCACACCACCGCTTGAAATAAGTTGGCAACAAAAAAGCCTCTTGATACATATTTGTTGAAGTTCCAACAACAATTATTCAACACCACACCATTATAATTTAATCATCTCCTTCACACGATCACGATGACTACGACTAACTTTGAGTTCAGTGCCATTGTTTAAGATTAAGTGGTATTCGCCACTAATATGACTGACCATTTTTTGTACGAACTTAATATTAACCATCGCCGAACGATGAGCTCGAACGAATTTTTTGGGATCGAGATCCTTTTCTAGCTCTTTCATAGTGCGGCGCATAATATGGGTCTGATCCGTTGCGTGCACACACATATAATCACCAGCAGCATCAATCCATTGAATATCATTGACTGCCACACGGGTCACTTCGGAACCATCTTTTATGGCTAAAATATCAGGATAAGGGTTAGTAGTAATGGGTTCACCGCTAGCTAATTTCCGCAAAATATCTTCACAATCATCACCGGTAAAATCAGCGACCAACCTCGCAAGTTTTTGATTGTTACCATCTTGTTGTTTTCGTTCTAGCATCAACTGTACTTTATCAACTGCGTCTTTCAGACGTCTCTCATCCACTGGTTTTAATACATAATCCAAAGCGTGTACGTCAAATGCTTTGATCGCATAAGAGTCAAATGCGGTAACGAACACAATCAAAGGAATAGGTTGCTTTAATTCTTGTAGTTTATTAATGACTTGAAAACCATTCAGCCCGGGCATTTGAATATCTAGAAATACCAAGTCAGGACGCACCTGAGGAATGAGTGTTACGGCCTCTAATCCATTTTTACATTCACCAACAATGTCAATATTGTTAAACTCAGCCAAACGTAAGGACAATCCCTTACGTGCGAGAGGTTCGTCGTCAACTATGACAGTACTAATTTTCAATTTTTTTGTCATTTGAGTTCTCGCTTATTTCATAAGGGATACGAATATTAACTTTTATTCCCGTTGGATAATTATGAGATATCACAAAAGAATGTTTATTAAGATATAAAGCTTCTAATCGGTCTTTTATATTTTGTAACCCTACCCCGCCACTTTTACTGACAGGTAATTGTCCGTTTTTAATCTCAGCACCAGGACCATTGTCACTGACGTTTAGCATCAAATCACGTCCAAAAGTTTTAGCTGAAATACTGATACATCCGCCAACTTCCATTCTGGATATGGCAAACTTTATCGAGTTTTCAATAATAGGCTGCAATATCAAACTGGGTACGAGTGCACTTTGAGTCTTTTCTTCTATATCCCAAACTACCGTTAGGCGGTCTTCAAATCTAACCTCTTCAATTTCCAAATACAGCTCTAAGGCTTGAATTTCTTGGATAAGAGGGACTCGCCGGATGGGGTCTTTATCAAGTGAGTAACGTAAAAAATCACTTAAACGGCTGACCATAGCCTCAGCCGTTTTGTTCTCTTTCATAAGAATAAGCGTTGAAATGGCATTCAGAGTATTAAAAAGAAAATGTGGATTCAACTGATATCTAAGCATTTTAATATGCGCCTGATGCGCCATAGAGGATGCTT
Coding sequences:
- a CDS encoding FAD-dependent monooxygenase: MFDFCVVGGGMVGSAMALGLAKLNFKVAIIEPSMPVLFDSKQTPDMRVSAISLTSEALLQDLGAWAHIKSMRLCPYKRLSVWDKPSCRTDFDCNAIEQPHLGHIIENRLVQLGLHAVINNNQNVVFYKNLKVTNITSTDASQVTLEDGQIIHAKILIGADGANSAVRDAANIGVQGWQYAQQALGIQIKTYAVQQDITWQQFTPDGPMAFLPLYDGFASLVWYHNAQDIKHLKSLSKIKLKQHILQHFPADLPDFEVLDVAAFPLTRMHANQYFKGNTVLIGDAAHTINPLAGQGVNLGFKDVAALLSVINKQLTIEACTSVLQPNHYCNWLKKYEVARRRDNLVMMSSMDLLYSTFSNNNMPLKILRNIGLKLANHSGPIKNNVMKYAMGLA
- a CDS encoding 6-phosphofructokinase; this translates as MKKIAVLTSGGDAPGMNACIRSIVLTADHYELEVIGYKDGYNGLIDQEFKLLVPANVTNIIQRGGTILKSGRCDDFHTEESGRAAAKNLQDLNVDALLVIGGNGSFRGAHHLCKYYKGQVIGLPGTIDNDISGTDATIGYYTAIETALDPIDKVRDTADAFERIFLIEVMGRHAGFIALNAAVASAVDRVVVPEACNDIDLEVDNIIEHLHAVYSQQGISSYIVVMSENLLPGGGNVAGENAH
- a CDS encoding 6-phosphofructokinase, whose product is MSLAKMLTDKTQIECRPVILGHVQRGDSPVSQDRILATKLGAYAVEQALAGQNNIMVGEHNNQLITPPLEISWQQKSLLIHIC
- a CDS encoding LytR/AlgR family response regulator transcription factor, which produces MTKKLKISTVIVDDEPLARKGLSLRLAEFNNIDIVGECKNGLEAVTLIPQVRPDLVFLDIQMPGLNGFQVINKLQELKQPIPLIVFVTAFDSYAIKAFDVHALDYVLKPVDERRLKDAVDKVQLMLERKQQDGNNQKLARLVADFTGDDCEDILRKLASGEPITTNPYPDILAIKDGSEVTRVAVNDIQWIDAAGDYMCVHATDQTHIMRRTMKELEKDLDPKKFVRAHRSAMVNIKFVQKMVSHISGEYHLILNNGTELKVSRSHRDRVKEMIKL
- a CDS encoding sensor histidine kinase produces the protein MPKWEKLVDSRERLFWTLHTAGWCGFAIVYYIGSFLQDMRSIWLFVIVLNAYAGWLLTIPLRYIYRKALTLTPLKMLIMVGASLYFTALIWTLVKNVNNWEIYKKGYRPEEWYWYFKDTINSLIMIGCWTGAYFGVKNYQMLLREKQNVLKASSMAHQAHIKMLRYQLNPHFLFNTLNAISTLILMKENKTAEAMVSRLSDFLRYSLDKDPIRRVPLIQEIQALELYLEIEEVRFEDRLTVVWDIEEKTQSALVPSLILQPIIENSIKFAISRMEVGGCISISAKTFGRDLMLNVSDNGPGAEIKNGQLPVSKSGGVGLQNIKDRLEALYLNKHSFVISHNYPTGIKVNIRIPYEISENSNDKKIEN